One genomic region from Streptomyces sp. NBC_00582 encodes:
- a CDS encoding sugar ABC transporter substrate-binding protein, which translates to MNRSAGRCLTAAVLTVVAVTATACSSGAGGSSQKAEDNGTYTIWDPYPQFDKSSAWVKLLDGCGTKAGVKIKRTALDTSDLTNKALLAAQQGNSADVLIVDNPVVSTLAEAGVLTSTEENGLDVAAVDRNLLAAGQVKGKIYGTPIGANTLALYYNKAVLKEAGVDVASVKDWPSLTAALAKVKKAGKKGITFSAIGTEEGSFQFLPWFWGSGAQLTALDSDQAVSALSLWKNWLDKGYAPNSVINNTQTTSWQEFASGDYAFAENGTWQLTNADKAGFDYGVLPIPTVTGGNAAAPTGGEFVTIPAQGETDRYATSQKLAACLTSPQNLYDTDSTLSYVAPTSQVQDKQVAANAELKPWVEAVKAAKGRTSDDLGTRYPKISEQMWKAVQSALSGSASPKDALGSAQSAVK; encoded by the coding sequence ATGAACAGATCTGCCGGACGGTGTCTCACCGCCGCCGTCCTGACCGTCGTCGCCGTCACCGCCACCGCGTGCTCCTCCGGCGCGGGCGGCAGCTCGCAGAAGGCCGAGGACAACGGCACGTACACGATCTGGGACCCGTACCCGCAGTTCGACAAGAGCTCGGCGTGGGTGAAGCTGCTGGACGGCTGTGGCACCAAGGCCGGCGTGAAGATCAAACGGACCGCGCTCGACACCAGCGACCTGACGAACAAGGCGCTGCTGGCGGCGCAGCAGGGCAACTCCGCGGACGTCCTCATTGTCGACAATCCGGTGGTGTCGACCCTGGCGGAGGCGGGCGTGCTCACCTCGACCGAGGAGAACGGGCTGGACGTGGCCGCGGTGGACCGCAACCTCCTCGCGGCCGGCCAGGTGAAGGGGAAGATCTACGGTACGCCGATCGGCGCGAACACCCTCGCCCTGTATTACAACAAGGCGGTGCTGAAGGAGGCCGGGGTGGACGTGGCCTCGGTCAAGGACTGGCCGTCGCTGACGGCGGCGCTGGCGAAGGTCAAGAAGGCGGGCAAGAAGGGCATCACGTTCTCCGCGATCGGCACGGAGGAGGGCAGCTTCCAGTTCCTGCCCTGGTTCTGGGGCTCGGGCGCCCAGCTGACAGCGCTCGACTCCGACCAGGCGGTCTCCGCGCTGTCGCTGTGGAAGAACTGGCTGGACAAGGGCTACGCCCCCAACTCGGTGATCAACAACACGCAGACGACCAGCTGGCAGGAGTTCGCGAGCGGCGACTACGCTTTCGCGGAGAACGGCACCTGGCAGCTCACCAACGCCGACAAGGCCGGCTTCGACTACGGAGTCCTGCCCATCCCCACCGTCACTGGAGGCAACGCCGCCGCCCCGACCGGCGGTGAGTTCGTCACCATCCCGGCTCAGGGCGAGACCGACCGCTACGCCACCTCCCAGAAGCTGGCTGCCTGTCTGACCAGCCCCCAGAACCTGTACGACACCGACAGCACGCTGTCCTACGTGGCCCCCACCAGCCAGGTTCAGGACAAGCAGGTGGCCGCGAACGCGGAGCTGAAGCCGTGGGTGGAGGCGGTGAAGGCCGCCAAGGGACGCACCAGTGACGACCTGGGCACCAGGTACCCCAAGATCTCCGAGCAGATGTGGAAGGCGGTCCAGTCCGCCCTCAGCGGGTCGGCGTCGCCGAAGGACGCTCTCGGCTCGGCACAGTCCGCCGTCAAGTAA
- a CDS encoding LacI family DNA-binding transcriptional regulator, translating to MNIGEIAKRAGVSRSTVSYALSGKRPVSEETRQRIQRVIDKMGYQPNASARALANGRTSTLGLVFPPAGNHYTGMQLDFIGSVVEAAAAYDYDVLLSPSGVDSDRSFQRLLGERRVDGAILMEIRLQDDRLDHLTAVDFPSVAIGRTAHPEGGWWVGLDHTALAAACVHHLADLGHRRIALVNRPEQLLRAGYESAHRGLDGFTKAAAERGLTVQTYCCGDDAASGLACLERILQDDPATTALVTLNEAALGGLYRGLAQAGRHVPRDFSVTGVVASRWAETMTPQLTAADVPAEQMGRLAVDLLAERLDHPDTPARHHLLAPPISLRASTAPAGTSPADAAADFGAPTHP from the coding sequence GTGAACATCGGTGAGATAGCCAAGCGGGCCGGTGTCTCGCGGAGCACCGTGTCCTACGCACTGAGCGGGAAGCGCCCCGTGTCCGAGGAAACCCGTCAGAGGATCCAGCGGGTCATCGACAAGATGGGCTACCAGCCCAACGCGAGTGCGCGGGCCCTTGCCAACGGCCGGACCAGCACCCTCGGTCTGGTCTTCCCGCCGGCCGGTAACCACTACACCGGGATGCAGTTGGACTTCATCGGCAGCGTGGTGGAGGCCGCCGCGGCCTACGACTACGACGTGCTGCTGTCGCCGAGCGGTGTGGACAGCGACCGCTCGTTCCAGCGACTGCTGGGCGAGCGGCGGGTTGACGGCGCGATCCTGATGGAGATCCGGCTGCAGGACGACCGGCTCGACCACCTCACCGCGGTCGACTTCCCCTCCGTTGCCATCGGCCGCACCGCCCACCCGGAGGGCGGCTGGTGGGTAGGCCTGGACCATACGGCACTGGCGGCGGCCTGTGTGCACCACCTCGCGGACCTGGGCCATCGCAGGATCGCCCTCGTCAACCGGCCCGAGCAACTCCTGCGGGCCGGGTACGAGTCCGCCCACCGTGGGCTTGACGGATTCACCAAGGCCGCGGCGGAACGCGGCCTCACCGTCCAGACGTACTGCTGTGGGGACGACGCCGCCTCGGGTCTCGCCTGTTTGGAGCGGATCCTGCAGGACGACCCCGCCACGACGGCTCTGGTCACCTTGAACGAGGCCGCACTCGGCGGCCTCTACCGAGGGCTGGCGCAGGCCGGCCGTCATGTGCCACGCGACTTCTCCGTCACTGGCGTCGTGGCCAGCCGCTGGGCGGAGACGATGACCCCGCAGTTGACTGCGGCCGACGTACCGGCGGAGCAGATGGGCCGCCTCGCGGTCGACCTGCTCGCCGAGCGGCTCGACCACCCCGATACACCGGCCCGGCACCACCTGCTTGCGCCGCCGATCTCGTTGCGAGCGAGCACCGCACCCGCTGGCACCTCACCCGCCGACGCCGCCGCGGACTTCGGCGCACCCACACACCCCTGA